One Ricinus communis isolate WT05 ecotype wild-type chromosome 2, ASM1957865v1, whole genome shotgun sequence DNA segment encodes these proteins:
- the LOC8274697 gene encoding prostaglandin E synthase 2 yields MRRATGFVTLTRTLAGGVSSAQQRVAPAAMMSTCSSSNSSQRIFDRFGISNPFVARGIAGIMFFSAAAASPFAQEVHAKEPPPREKFLPNDVILYQYAACPFCNKVKAFLDYYNIPYKIVEVNPISKKEIKWSDYKKVPILTVDGEQMVDSSDIINKLFERIHTGNSIPDSDEESKWRGWVDNHLVHVLSPNIYRNTTEALESFDYITTHGNFSFTERLTAKYAGAVAMYFVSKKLKKKYNIIDERAALYDAAETWVDALNGRDFLGGSKPNLADLAVFGVLRPIRYLKSGKDMVEHTRIGEWYSRMEREVGERNGVEA; encoded by the exons ATGAGAAGGGCTACTGGATTCGTTACTCTTACCCGAACCCTCGCCGGCGGTGTCTCCTCCGCTCAGCAACGGGTGGCTCCAGCGGCAATGATGAGTACGTGCTCAAGTTCTAATTCGTCTCAAAGAATTTTCGACAGGTTTGGAATATCAAACCCCTTCGTTGCGCGCGGTATCGCCGGGATCATGTTCTTCTCTGCTGCTGCTGCGTCGCCTTTTGCACAAGAGGTACACGCCAAGGAGCCACCACCGCGTGAGAAGTTTCTCCCTAACGACGTTATTCTTTACCAGTACGCAGCTTGCCCTTTCTGTAACAAGGTTAAAG CATTCTTGGATTATTACAATATTCCATACAAAATAGTGGAAGTCAATCCTATCAGTAAAAAGGAGATCAAGTGGTCTGATTACAAGAAGGTGCCTATTCTTACAGTTGACGGAGAACAAATGGTTGATTCTTCAG ATATAATCAATAAGCTGTTTGAAAGGATTCATACAGGCAACTCTATCCCGGATAGCGATGAAGAAAGCAAGTGGCGTGG GTGGGTGGATAATCACTTAGTGCACGTTTTATCACCAAACATTTATCGAAATACTACTGAGGCTCTTGAGTCATTTGACTACATCACTACCCATG GCAATTTCAGCTTCACAGAGAGATTAACAGCAAAGTACGCTGGAGCAGTAGCAATGTACTTTGTGTCAAAAAAActgaagaagaaatataacATCATTGATGAACGTGCAGCCTTGTATGATGCTGCAGAAACATGGGTGGATGCTTTGAATGGTCGTGATTTCCTTG GTGGCTCAAAACCTAATTTGGCTGATCTTGCTGTTTTTGGCGTTTTGAGGCCCATCCGATACTTGAAATCTGGTAAAGATATGGTGGAGCACACACGTATTGGTGAATGGTACTCGCGAATGGAACGTGAAGTTGGAGAACGTAATGGAGTTGAGGCTTGA